In one window of Kosmotoga pacifica DNA:
- a CDS encoding ComF family protein, translating into MAVKILEIVGTFFPNNCISCGKKLSPRRFLCDFCEDVIRGPLPFSFSLGKFTARSYWWYEPPVSEIIKAYKFNKRWRLSRLMAQWLFTLLDSCLPAAGTDFSIIPIPTTFRALRERGFDSNGLILHQLRKIANYEVTDALIAIKSGLPQSSLTKEERKRAVEEKFALKTGRLPDKIILFDDVITTGSTITYCAKLLKDAGVKELKILSIARAK; encoded by the coding sequence ATGGCTGTGAAAATACTGGAGATTGTCGGAACGTTTTTTCCAAACAACTGCATTTCTTGCGGAAAAAAGCTTTCACCGAGAAGATTTCTGTGCGATTTCTGCGAGGATGTAATAAGAGGTCCTCTCCCCTTCAGCTTTTCTCTCGGAAAGTTCACCGCGAGGAGCTATTGGTGGTATGAACCTCCAGTGAGTGAAATTATTAAAGCGTATAAATTCAACAAACGCTGGCGTCTTTCCCGCTTGATGGCCCAGTGGCTCTTTACTCTACTTGACTCCTGCTTACCTGCCGCAGGAACCGATTTCAGCATCATCCCTATTCCGACAACTTTCAGGGCTTTGAGGGAGAGAGGATTTGATTCCAACGGCCTCATACTACACCAGCTCAGGAAAATAGCAAACTACGAAGTAACCGATGCTTTAATAGCTATAAAATCCGGTTTGCCCCAATCGTCCCTCACAAAGGAAGAACGGAAAAGAGCCGTAGAAGAGAAGTTTGCTCTCAAAACTGGCAGATTGCCGGATAAAATAATTCTTTTTGACGATGTTATCACTACCGGCTCAACGATCACCTATTGCGCAAAACTCTTAAAAGATGCGGGTGTAAAAGAACTCAAAATCCTTTCTATTGCCAGAGCAAAATAA